A section of the Burkholderia mallei ATCC 23344 genome encodes:
- a CDS encoding methyltransferase encodes MTHTFPRYDDAAAFEVATNLFVYPAMLIAHRLGLFERLGEGPRTLDEIGAALGLARRPAEALVNASAALGFVRRDGDRFALTARARDLLLPASRQYFGAFWDLMYDNGDTFSIAGLEAALRGDAPHVYGETDVFDSHRRHEALGMRFTRAMQSLSASHAMVWPTKLDLARHRVMLDVGSGSGANAVGALSAWPALRAVLFDLPAVCELAATFVDARWRERVTLHPGDMWRDPFPAADLHFYSNVFHDWPADKNAALARKSFDALPSGGRIVLHEVLYRDDRGGPLAAAGYSLMMIGWTQGEQYTSRELRAMLGGAGFASIETIPSGGYFSLVTGVKP; translated from the coding sequence ATGACGCACACGTTCCCGCGATACGATGACGCGGCCGCATTCGAGGTCGCGACGAATCTGTTCGTGTATCCGGCGATGCTGATCGCGCATCGGCTGGGCCTGTTCGAACGGCTGGGCGAGGGGCCGCGCACGCTCGACGAAATCGGCGCCGCGCTCGGACTCGCGCGGCGGCCCGCCGAGGCGCTCGTCAATGCGTCGGCCGCGCTCGGCTTCGTGCGGCGCGACGGCGATCGCTTCGCGCTCACGGCACGCGCGCGGGACCTGCTGCTGCCGGCGAGCCGCCAGTATTTCGGCGCGTTCTGGGATCTGATGTACGACAACGGCGACACGTTCTCGATCGCCGGCCTCGAAGCCGCGCTGCGGGGCGATGCGCCGCACGTGTACGGGGAGACGGACGTCTTCGATTCGCATCGGCGGCATGAGGCGCTCGGCATGCGCTTCACGCGCGCGATGCAGAGCCTGAGCGCATCGCATGCGATGGTGTGGCCGACGAAGCTCGACCTCGCGCGGCACCGCGTGATGCTCGACGTCGGCAGCGGCTCGGGCGCGAACGCCGTCGGCGCGCTGTCGGCGTGGCCGGCGCTGCGCGCGGTGCTGTTTGATCTGCCGGCCGTCTGCGAACTCGCGGCGACGTTCGTCGACGCGCGCTGGCGCGAGCGCGTGACGCTGCATCCGGGCGACATGTGGCGCGATCCGTTTCCGGCAGCCGATCTGCATTTCTATTCGAACGTCTTTCATGACTGGCCGGCCGACAAGAACGCGGCGCTCGCGCGCAAGAGTTTCGACGCGCTGCCGAGCGGCGGGCGCATCGTGCTGCACGAGGTGCTCTATCGCGACGACCGCGGCGGGCCGCTTGCCGCGGCCGGCTACAGCCTGATGATGATCGGCTGGACCCAGGGCGAGCAGTACACGTCGCGCGAGTTGCGGGCGATGCTCGGCGGCGCGGGCTTTGCGTCGATCGAGACGATACCGAGCGGCGGATATTTCAGCCTCGTGACGGGGGTGAAGCCGTGA
- the metG gene encoding methionine--tRNA ligase, with the protein MSASDLTSVQAGAPQGRRQILVTSALPYANGQIHIGHLVEYIQTDIWVRTMRMHGHEIYYIGADDTHGTPVMLRAEQEGVSPKQLIERVWREHKRDFDSFGVSFDNFYTTDSDENRVLSETIYLALKEAGFIAEREIEQAYDPVRQMFLPDRFIKGECPKCHAKDQYGDSCEVCGTTYQPTDLIHPYSVVSGAAPVRKTSTHYFFRLSDPRCEAFLREWVSGLAQPEATNKMREWLGEAGEAKLADWDISRDAPYFGFEIPGAPGKYFYVWLDAPVGYYASFKNLCQRRGLDFDAWIRKDSTTEQYHFIGKDILYFHTLFWPAMLEFSGHRTPTNVFAHGFLTVDGAKMSKSRGTFITAQSYIDTGLNPEWLRYYFAAKLNATMEDIDLNLEDFQARVNSDLVGKYVNIASRAAGFLLKRFDGRVQASAMNHPLLATLRGAIPQIAAHYEAREYGRALRQTMELADAVNGYVDSAKPWELAKDPANAVALHETCSVSLEAFRLLSLALKPVLPRVAQGVEAFLGIAPLTWADAGTPLSPEQPVRAYQHLMTRVDPKQIDALLAANRGSLQGTAAAAEAGAANGNGAGSKNGKGAKAAAQPAASAANADDGASPIISIDDFAKIDLRIAKIVACQAVEGSDKLLQLTLDVGEERTRNVFSGIKSAYRPEQLVGKLTVMVANLAPRKMKFGLSEGMVLAASAADEKAEPGLYILEPHSGAKPGMRVK; encoded by the coding sequence ATGTCCGCATCCGACCTCACTTCCGTGCAGGCCGGCGCGCCGCAAGGCCGCCGCCAGATCCTCGTCACGTCCGCGCTGCCCTATGCGAACGGGCAGATTCACATCGGCCATCTGGTCGAGTACATCCAGACCGACATCTGGGTGCGGACGATGCGAATGCACGGTCACGAGATCTACTACATCGGCGCGGACGACACGCACGGCACGCCCGTCATGCTGCGCGCCGAGCAGGAAGGCGTGAGCCCGAAGCAGTTGATCGAGCGCGTGTGGCGCGAGCACAAGCGCGATTTCGACAGCTTCGGCGTGTCGTTCGACAACTTCTACACGACCGATTCGGACGAGAACCGCGTGCTCAGCGAGACGATCTATCTCGCGCTGAAGGAGGCGGGCTTCATCGCCGAGCGCGAGATCGAGCAGGCGTACGACCCCGTCAGGCAAATGTTCCTGCCGGACCGCTTCATCAAGGGCGAATGCCCGAAGTGCCACGCGAAGGACCAGTACGGCGACAGCTGCGAGGTGTGCGGCACGACGTACCAGCCGACGGACCTCATCCATCCGTACTCGGTCGTCTCGGGCGCCGCGCCCGTGCGCAAGACGTCGACGCACTACTTCTTCCGCCTGTCCGATCCGCGCTGCGAGGCGTTCCTGCGCGAATGGGTGAGCGGCCTCGCGCAGCCCGAGGCGACCAACAAGATGCGCGAATGGCTCGGCGAGGCGGGCGAGGCGAAGCTCGCCGACTGGGACATCTCGCGCGACGCGCCGTACTTCGGCTTCGAGATTCCCGGCGCGCCCGGCAAGTATTTCTACGTATGGCTCGACGCGCCCGTCGGCTACTACGCGAGCTTCAAGAACCTGTGCCAGCGGCGCGGCCTCGATTTCGACGCGTGGATCCGCAAGGATTCGACGACCGAGCAGTACCACTTCATCGGCAAGGACATCCTGTACTTCCATACGCTGTTCTGGCCCGCGATGCTCGAGTTCTCGGGCCACCGCACGCCGACCAACGTGTTCGCGCACGGCTTCCTGACGGTCGACGGCGCGAAGATGTCGAAATCGCGCGGCACGTTCATCACCGCGCAGAGCTACATCGACACGGGCCTGAACCCCGAATGGCTGCGCTACTACTTCGCCGCGAAGCTGAACGCGACGATGGAAGACATCGACCTGAACCTCGAGGATTTCCAGGCGCGCGTCAATAGCGACCTCGTCGGCAAGTACGTGAACATCGCGAGCCGCGCGGCGGGCTTCCTGCTCAAGCGCTTCGACGGCCGCGTGCAGGCGAGCGCGATGAACCATCCGCTTCTCGCGACGCTGCGCGGCGCGATCCCGCAGATCGCCGCGCACTACGAGGCGCGCGAGTACGGCCGCGCGCTGCGCCAGACGATGGAGCTCGCGGATGCGGTGAACGGCTACGTCGACTCCGCGAAGCCGTGGGAGCTCGCGAAGGATCCGGCGAACGCGGTCGCGCTGCATGAAACCTGCAGCGTGAGCCTCGAGGCGTTCCGCCTGCTGTCGCTCGCGCTCAAGCCGGTGCTGCCGCGCGTCGCGCAAGGCGTCGAGGCGTTCCTCGGCATCGCGCCGCTCACGTGGGCCGATGCGGGCACGCCGCTGTCGCCCGAGCAGCCGGTCCGCGCATACCAGCATCTGATGACCCGCGTCGATCCGAAGCAGATCGACGCACTGCTCGCGGCGAACCGCGGCTCGCTGCAAGGCACGGCGGCGGCGGCCGAAGCCGGCGCGGCGAACGGCAACGGCGCCGGCTCGAAGAACGGCAAAGGCGCCAAGGCGGCGGCGCAGCCCGCGGCGAGCGCGGCGAACGCCGACGACGGCGCGTCGCCGATCATCTCGATCGACGATTTCGCGAAGATCGACCTGCGCATCGCGAAGATCGTCGCGTGCCAGGCGGTCGAAGGCTCGGACAAGCTGCTGCAGCTCACGCTCGACGTCGGCGAGGAGAGGACCCGCAACGTGTTCTCCGGCATCAAGTCCGCATACCGGCCCGAGCAGCTCGTCGGCAAGCTGACGGTGATGGTCGCGAACCTCGCGCCGCGCAAGATGAAGTTCGGCCTGTCCGAAGGGATGGTGCTCGCCGCGTCGGCGGCCGACGAGAAGGCCGAGCCCGGCCTCTACATCCTCGAGCCGCACAGCGGCGCGAAGCCCGGCATGCGCGTGAAGTAA